One Chionomys nivalis chromosome 4, mChiNiv1.1, whole genome shotgun sequence genomic region harbors:
- the Sec22c gene encoding vesicle-trafficking protein SEC22c, with protein sequence MPMIVFASIVRVRDGLPLSASTDFYYAQEFLECRRQLKALAQRLAQHPGRGSAESRDFHIYFSSSGDVACMAICSRQCPAAMAFCFLETLWWDFIASYDATCIGLASRPYTFLEFDSVIQKTKWHFNHMSSSQMKSGFEKIQEELELQPPALLSLEGTDVANGGVLNGHTPVHAESALNLRMEPVTALGVLSLVLNIMCAALNLIRGVHLAEHSLQIAQEEVGNILAFFVPSVACIVQCYLYLFYSSARTLKVVLMLAFICLGNVYLHGLRNTWQILFHIGVALLSSYQTLTRQLQERQSDYGV encoded by the exons ATGCCCATGATCGTTTTTGCCAGCATAGTACGGGTGAGGGATGGGCTGCCCCTCTCAGCCTCCACTGACTTCTACTACGCCCAGGAGTTTCTGGAATGCAGGAGGCAGCTCAAGGCCTTAGCCCAGAGGCTGGCTCAGCATCCAGGCCGAGGTTCTGCAGAAAGCCGTGACTTCCATATCTA tttctcatCATCGGGGGACGTGGCCTGTATGGCCATCTGCTCACGCCAGTGCCCGGCAGCCATGGCCTTCTGCTTCCTGGAGACTCTGTGGTGGGACTTCATAGCTTCCTATGATGCCACATGCATTGGCTTGGCCTCCCGGCCCTACACTTTTCTTGAGTTTG acaGTGTCATTCAGAAAACAAAGTGGCATTTTAACCACATGAGCTCCTCCCAGATGAAGAGTGGCTTCGAAAAGATTCAGGAGGAGCTTGAGCTCCAACCTCCAGCACTTCTGTCCCTGGAGGGCACAGACGTGGCCAATGGGGGCGTGCTGAATGGCCACACCCCGGTGCACGCTGAGTCTG CCCTGAATCTGCGGATGGAACCGGTGACGGCGCTGGGCGTTCTCTCCCTCGTGCTCAACATCATGTGCGCTGCCCTGAACCTCATCCGCGGAGTTCACCTCGCAGAACACTCCTTACAG ATCGCCCAGGAGGAAGTTGGGAACATCCTGGCCTTCTTTGTCCCTTCTGTGGCCTGCATTGTCCAG TGTTACCTGTACCTGTTCTATAGTTCAGCCAGGACTCTGAAGGTGGTGCTGATGCTGGCCTTCATCTGCCTGGGCAACGTGTACCTGCACGGGTTGAGGAACACCTGGCAAATCCTCTTCCACATAGGAGTGGCTCTTCTGTCTTCATATCAGACCCTAACCAGACAGCTGCAGGAGAGGCAGTCTGACTACGGAGTGTGA